From Aedes albopictus strain Foshan chromosome 1, AalbF5, whole genome shotgun sequence, one genomic window encodes:
- the LOC115256516 gene encoding transcription factor grauzone, whose product MQKDGNECCLTCFQTGNLTFLGVESAENQNIASALNKHFWFTEDDFRQAHICASCWEQVDSFHRFYGAVEELYRKSFMQQIVLLKSEPAEGDDEAVEFLEEEDDGSMFVAAEDDDIKREPIDAGSDGDDIKKEAAAWTAEVEAHSDSEPAGSDKEVEAKDPKQNKPKTVKPRKYTLKSKEERLKEDEYIRKHVSYTCEQCGTSCLTFTLFQKHSLDAHGNKSAFIECCGNRFYRRTRLYQHVQTIENPETFRCEACQRNFTDSEGIKRHMREFHISEEDKPFKCDRCDKRFTREYKLKLHVQEHIDWDNQSCRCEPCGKVYKSRNILNMHIQKYHTKPTKFICDICAKGFHLKSDFLLHKMEHESPDQLKMQCEICSRWLKNRLSWRRHMQGHRGQESKCDQCGHVSPHPRALKGHIRRQHNEQRQLHRCQYCTKTFVQLISLKEHVASVHVGAALHSCSICSKSFNSSANMHSHKKNRHPDEWLQEHNSKLYGK is encoded by the exons atgcaaaaaGACGGAAACGAGTGCTGTCTGACCTGTTTCCAAACCGGAAACTTAACATTCCTTGGTGTTGAGAGCGCAGAAAATCAGAACATAGCCAGTGCTCTGAACAAGCACTTTTGGTTCACG GAAGATGACTTCCGCCAGGCCCATATTTGCGCTTCCTGCTGGGAACAGGTCGACAGTTTCCATCGGTTTTACGGAGCAGTCGAAGAACTCTATCGAAAAAGTTTCATGCAACAGATCGTCTTACTGAAAAGCGAACCGGCAGAAGGTGACGACGAAGctgtcgaattcctggaggaagaggaCGATGGTTCGATGTTCGTTGCGGCTGAAGATGACGACATTAAAAGGGAACCAATTGATGCCGGAAGTGACGGCGATGATATCAAGAAAGAAGCGGCTGCTTGGACAGCGGAAGTGGAGGCGCACAGTGACTCGGAGCCGGCGGGTTCCGACAAGGAGGTTGAAGCGAAAGACCCTAAGCAGAATAAACCGAAGACGGTTAAACCGAGAAAATATACGCTTAAGTCCAAGGAGGAGCGCTTGAAAGAGGACGAATACATCAGAAAGCACGTGAGCTACACTTGCGAGCAGTGCGGGACAAGTTGCTTAACGTTCACGCTGTTCCAGAAGCACTCACTGGACGCCCATGGGAACAAATCGGCTTTCATTGAGTGTTGTGGGAATCGGTTCTACAGAAGGACTCGATTGTACCAACATGTGCAGACAATAGAGAATCCGGAAACGTTCCGGTGCGAGGCATGTCAGAGGAACTTCACCGATTCTGAAG GAATCAAACGACACATGAGGGAGTTCCACATTTCCGAGGAGGATAAACCGTTCAAGTGTGATAGATGTGACAAACGCTTCACCCGAGAATACAAGCTCAAGTTGCACGTGCAGGAGCACATTGACTGGGATAACCAAAGCTGCAGATGTGAACCTTGCGGAAAGGT TTACAAATCGCGGAACATTCTAAACATGCACATACAAAAATATCACACCAAGCCCACGAAATTTATCTGTGACATTTGCGCCAAAGGTTTTCATCTCAAGTCCGACTTTTTGCTGCACAAAATGGAACACGAATCGCCGGACCAGTTGAAGATGCAGTGCGAAATCTGCTCCCGATGGCTCAAGAATCGCCTGAGCTGGCGAAGGCACATGCAGGGTCACCGGGGTCAGGAGAGCAAGTGTGACCAGTGCGGTCACGTGTCGCCGCATCCGCGTGCCCTCAAGGGGCACATCCGACGGCAGCACAACGAGCAGCGACAGCTGCACCGCTGCCAGTACTGCACCAAAACATTCGTCCAGCTAATTTCGCTGAAGGAACACGTTGCGTCGGTGCACGTAGGTGCCGCCCTGCACAGTTGTTCGATCTGTTCGAAATCGTTCAACTCCAGTGCCAATATGCACTCGCACAAAAAGAATCGACATCCGGACGAGTGGCTGCAGGAGCATAACAGTAAGTTATATGGGAAATAA